The Nocardioides ginsengisegetis region TCTCCAGCTTCCTGATGTACCGCCCCGACGGGGGCGGGCCGTTCGCGCTGGCCACCGTCCAGCGCGACATCACCGAGCGGCTCGAGTCGGAGCGCGCCGTGCAGGAGCTGGCCGACCAGCGTCAGGACCTGCTGGGCCGGCTGGTGCAGGCGCAGGAGGACGAGCGGGCGAGCATCGCCGCCGACGTCCACGACGACTCCGTGCAGGCCCTGGCCGCGGTCGACCTTCGCCTGGGACTGATCCGGCGCAAGCTGGTGGAGGCGGCGCCCGAGCTCCTCGAGAGCGTCGACAAGACGCTGGAGACCGTGCAGGTCGCGACCGGTCGGTTGCGCCACCTCCTCTTCGACCTCGAGCTCCCGGCCCTCGAGCTCGGCGTCGGCACTGCGCTCGAGGACGCCGCGAGCTACGTGTTCGAGGACAGCGACATCGAGTGGGAGATCAGCGGCCCGCGGGACCTCGGCCTCGCGCCGGCGGCCCGTGTGACGGCGTACCGGATCGCCAAGGAGGCACTCATCAACGCCCGTCGGCACGCCCAGGCCCGGCACGTCACCATCACGCTGGAGCGCGACGACACCGGCGCCACCGTCACGGTCGAGGACGACGGCCGGGGCGTGGACACCTCACAGCTCGTCGACCGGCCGGGTCACCTCGGCCTGTCCAGCATGTACGACCGGGCCACCATCGCCGGTGGACGCCTGGAGATCGACAGCCGGCCGGGGGAGGGGACGCGGGTGAGCCTGTGGCTCCCGATGGGATCAGGCGGCTGACGCGACGGGCGGTTCGTCGGCCAGGACCGCGCGGACGCACTCCTCGCCGAGGCGGAACAGCTCCTCGGTGTGGCTGAAGTCGAAGACCGTGCCGCAGTCGAAGGCCTCGTCGAGCTTGAGGCGGATGATCTCGACGTCCTGCGGGAACTCCGGCTCGTCGCGGTAGCGGACCGAGGCCACGAGCGAGGCGATCAGCACGTCGAGCGGGCTGCGGAGGTGGCGGTGGGTCTGGGGGGTGCGCGTCACGTCGAGGACGAACACGCGGTCGCCGGGCTGGACCTCGTCGAGTGCGCCGGAGAGCGGGACGTTCTCCGAGATGCCCGCGTCCACGTGGGTCGTCGGGCCGTCCTCTCCGCGCAGGACGACCGGCGGGAACAGGCCGGGCAGGGCGGCCGAGGCCGCCAGCAGGTCGGTGACCAGGCCGTGGCTGTGGTGCACCGGGCGGCCTGTGGTGATGTCGGTGGTCGCCACCCGCACCGGGGTGGGGAGGTTCTCGAGGTGGTACGTCGGCACCCAGGTCTGCACCAGGCGGCGGAACGTGGCGGCCGAGAAGAGGTAGGGGCGACGCCGGGCGACGTTCATGACGATGCCGCGACGGGGGCCGCAGATGGACTCCTCGTCCATCTCACGCCACTTGTCGGCGAGGGCCTCGATGCCCTCCGGGCCCGGGTGGGAGCCGATGAAGCAGGCGTTGATCGCGCCGACGGAGCCGCCGATGAGCAGGTCGGGCGTGATCCCGGCGGCCTGCAGAGCCTTGAGCATCCCGACCTGACCGGCGCCGCGAGAACCGCCGCCTGAGAGAACGAAGATGTTGCGTGCCATGGAGGGGTGATGCCCCGGCCGGGCACTCCTCAATCCTCGTCGCCCCCGGGGCTGTGTGTGGGCTGGACCACGCTGGGCTCAGGCGGGTCGTCGGTAGAGCAGGTCCGCCGCCAGGTCCGGCCGGTACCGCGCGAAGAAGTCGGCGTCGTTGGGCTTCCACACGCCGTGCCACAAGTCCTCCTGCGGGTTGTTCCAGACGTGGGTGTCGCGCCAGATTCCCTGCTCGGTCGCCCGGTCGAGGTCCACGTCGACCCAGATGGTGAGGTCGAAGCGCTCGAGCAGACCGGGGACGAACAGCCCAATGCCCTCGACCAGGACCACCGCCTCCTGCTCGCCGTCGAGCACCTCGCGGGCCAGCCGCTCGCGGTCGACCACCGACCAGTCGTCCGAGCGCGACGTGGGTGGTCGCTCGAGCAGGTAGTCGTCGGAGGAGACCACGACGGACCCTTCGAGCAGGGTTTGGAGCTCGGCGGCGAGCGTGGACTTGCCGGCGCCGCCGAAGCCGGAGATGCCCACGACGGGTGGCCGCCCGACGGTGTGGAGTGACCGCGTCAGGGACGCGAGGGCGTGGGGGGACTCGAGATGCGTCGACACCCGCACAGGCTAGGACGCCGACGAGCGACTCTCCCCAACCTGGGGGATGCCGTGCGGGCGACACGTCTGTACAAGCTCGCCCCAATGTCGGCTTCCGGGCGGGCATCGAGGATCATGGGTGTCGACAGATCCACTGCATCACCGTCTGGGGGGACACGATGCGCGCTATCACCCACGGGCTGGGCACCGCCCTGCTTCTGCTGGCGACGGCCTTCTTCACGCTCGTGCAGATCGCGCACGTCGACCGGGCGTTGCAGCAG contains the following coding sequences:
- a CDS encoding patatin-like phospholipase family protein, whose protein sequence is MARNIFVLSGGGSRGAGQVGMLKALQAAGITPDLLIGGSVGAINACFIGSHPGPEGIEALADKWREMDEESICGPRRGIVMNVARRRPYLFSAATFRRLVQTWVPTYHLENLPTPVRVATTDITTGRPVHHSHGLVTDLLAASAALPGLFPPVVLRGEDGPTTHVDAGISENVPLSGALDEVQPGDRVFVLDVTRTPQTHRHLRSPLDVLIASLVASVRYRDEPEFPQDVEIIRLKLDEAFDCGTVFDFSHTEELFRLGEECVRAVLADEPPVASAA